The region ATAAGATAAGCCTGTTTCACCAGAATAATGTTGTAAGTTGGTGTTTGAAACAAAACTTGTTGCAGTATTAAAAGCCAAGTCAGGACTCATTGATGGATTTTGGTCTGGGTTTAATGGTAGCCAACTCATATTAGTTAATACTAACATTGAAACGATAAACCAAACGGCATTCACTGTCAACAAAGCTACTAAATGCTGTTTCCAGTTCATTTCTTTTTCTGGATTAATACCACTTAATTTAAAGAACAAGTTGTCTAGTGGATTAAAAATTTTATCAAGCCAAGTGTTTTCATAATTAAAAACCTTGCCTATATATCTTCCCAATGGTATAGCTAATAATACCACAATTATATACATAAGTATAATTCCTAAAATTTCTGTATTCATATTTTTTAATTAAATATTAGTATAAATAAGTAACCTAATAGTTTGATGAAACCCAAAATGAAAAGGAAGATTACACCAATTTTTGCTACACTTTTTATATCGTTTTTCATCACTAACTATTAGTTAAAATTTTTCTGGTTTAAAGAGTACATAGCCTATATAGACAAAAGCTCCAATTGCTACAATGAATAATGCTGTCATGGTTTAATTTTCTAAAATTGTTTTTATATATCCTTTTTTTAATTCCGAAGGGAATAGATGAATGTATTTTTTCAAGATAATTAGAGCTTCTTCTTCTGATAAAACTGTCAAAAACTCATTTTCTATAATATTACGTGTGTATTGATTGCCTCCTTGATATAAAAGGTTGATTATTTTGATGATTTCACGAGCGTTTTCTATTTCTTCAGTTATGCCAGAATTAATTTTCGTTACACATAGATTTGCTGTTTTATTTAGTATGATACAATCTGCAATATTGTTATCATACTTTTGTATCTCCTGTAACCATTTTTGTGATTCTGGGACCCATTGTTGAATTGAATTTAGAATTTTTGTTTTCATTTTAAATTTTTTCAAATAAATCGATAGACTTTAAAAAAAGTAAGAAACAGGCTATTCCTGTTGCGATTAAAATAACTGTGACCATTGTATTGAGCTTAAGTGTTTGTATAATTAAATTCCTGATGCGTAAATTTGTGAGTGGTATTCTTTTTTTAAGCAAATAGGTAACATTGTTAAATATGTTGATCCCCAACTGTAATTCATTTCTAATAATGATGTTAAAGGATAAATGAATTTATTAGCGATTAATGATTGAGAATAATCATTTCCTTTTTTGAAAAGTTTCTCTACTTTTTTATAGAGTATTTTAACTTTTGAGTTTTCTCCGTCTTGAATGGATTGAAGTGTTTCTAGTGTAATTTTTTCAATCTCTTGTTCTGAAATATCTATTTTTTTTGACATGTAAAATGGTATTTTATTAATTTATTTTGATTTCCAAAAGACCAATGTTGTGCCATAAAACAAAATACATATTTATGTTGCTGATTTTCAGAATATAACAATTTTTTACAATAGTTTTGTTTAAAAAAAAAGCCTATCAAAATGATAGGCTCGTTATCAAAATGATAGGCATTTAAAAGTGTACTTTAAAAATTAAGTAATTTTATATTCTTCTAATTTTCTATAAAGGGTTGCAATACCAATTTCTAATAATCTAGCTGCTTCTGCTTTATTACCATTAGTATGGTTCATTACTTTTTGAATATGTAGTTTTTCTACACTAGCCATAGAAAATGCAGAAAGTGATTTTGTAAATGTGTTATTCGAAGATATTATATCTAAAGGAAGGGTGGAAGTATCTAGAATATTATTGTCAGAAAGAATAACACTTCTTTCAATAATATTTTTTAATTCTCTAATATTACCTTTCCAAACATTGTTTTCTAAAGCATTTATATAATCTTCAGATAGTTGTATGTTTTGTTTGTTCATTTTTTGAGCAAAAAATGATGCAAAACTCGAAGCTAATATTTGTATATCTTTTTTACGTTCTTTTAAGGAAGGTAAATTTATTGTAAAAACAGACAATCTATAAAATAAATCACTTCGAAAGTTATGATTCAATATTTCTTCTTCTAGGTTTTTATTTGTTGCTGCAATAATACGAACATTAACTTTGACAGGCGTAGTATCTCCAACCTTTAAAAATTCGCCAGTTTCTAAAACTCTTAATAATTTTGCTTGTAATTCTAAAGCCATTTCTCCCAACTCATCAAGAAAAATGGTGCCATTATGTGCTTCTTCAAAAAGACCTTTAGTTTCTTTTACTGCTCCTGTAAATGCACCTGCTTTATGCCCAAAAAGTTCGCTTTCTAATATTTCTTTAGTAAATGCAGAACAGTTTATTGCAACAAATTTTTTATTATTTCTGTTACTAGCTTGATGGATTGCTTGAGCAAAAACTTCCTTTCCTGTACCTGTTTCTCCTAAAATTAAAACAGTAGTATCTGTTTTGGCTACTCGTTTTGCAAGTTCAATAGCATTGACTATTTGTTTTGATTTTCCTAAAATATTATCAAAAGAATATTTTTCTCCAACCTGTTTTTCTAATTGATGTACTCTTTTTGCTAACTCTACTTTTTCAATAGCCTTATAAATTAAGGGTAAAATCTTGTTATTATCGTCTCCCTTAGTGATATAATCAAAAGCTCCATTTTTAATAGCTTGCACTCCATCAGGGATATTGCCGTAAGCTGTAAGTAAAATTATTTCTAAAAGAGGATATTTCTCTTTGATATTTTTCGAAAGCTCAACTCCATTACCATCAGGTAGTTTTACATCACAAATAACGATATCAATTTCTGATTTTTCTAGTTTGCTAAATGCAGATTTACAATCATTTGCTTGAATAACTTCAAATCCTTCTAAACTAATAATTCTCGCTAGTAAAGTTCTAAGCTTTTCCTCGTCATCTATTATTAAAATCTTTTTCAAAACCCAATTTATTTTTGTTAAACAAAATTAGTGTTTATATTATTAAAAAGCATTAGATACTTGCCGTTTTGTAATCACTCTGATTTTTAGATAATGTAAATTTATCCTTCAAAATCTTCATGTCCTCACTAACTTTTCTATCTAATACTTTTGCATAATGCTGGGTTGTTCTTAAATTTTTATGCCCTAACATTTTGCTTACGCTTTCAATAGGAACACCATTTGTAAGTGTAACTGTTGTTGCAAAAGTATGTCGAGCAATGTGAAAGGTTAATTCTTTTTCGATTTCACAAACTCCAGCTATTTCTTTTAAATACGCATTCATCTTTTGGTTGGATAGGATAGGGAGTAGTTTGTCTTCATTGATACATTGCGGATGATTTTCGTATTTATCGATTATCATTTGAGTAACTGGAAGGATTGGGATTTTGGAAGCTGATTCTGTTTTTTGTCTACGAGTAAATATCCATTTCTCTCCATCAATACCATAGCTTATATGGGATTTTGTTAAGTTTTTTACATCAATATAGGCTAAGCCAGTAAAGCAGCTGAAAAGGAAGATATCGCGTACTAAAGACAATCGTTCGGTTTTAAAGTCTTTTTCAATCATAGCTTGAATTTCATCCTCGTTGAGGTACAGACGTTCCACTTCTTTGACTTTTGATTTATAGTTCGCAAACGGATTTTTATCAAGCCAATCATTAGCCAAACATATCTTGATTATTTTATTGAAATTCTTGATGTATTTGACTGCTGTATTGTTGGCACAGTTTCTAACACTTCTTAACCAGAATTCATAATCAGTTATAAAGGCATGATCAATCTTTGTAATATCAATATCAGAAATATTATATTTCCATTGCATGAATTCAATAGTATGCTTGAGCGAAGTAGTGTAGCGTTCTAATGTTCCTGGAGCGTATTCTTTTCCAACCAATTCTTTTATTTTGTTGTTGTGGTCTTGGAAGATAGGAACTAGCATTCTTTGTCTTTCTTCAGTTCCTAATATTTTGCTTTTGAAGTTTTCGATTGTTAGTGCTTCGTTTCGGTGGAGTAGTTCCATTTGTGCTTCTAAAACTTTCGCTTTCATCAAATCAAGGTAACTATTGATTGAACGTGCTTCTTCTGAAGTACCTTTCATTTTGGATAATTCATTAGACCATTTTGTCTTTTCTACGAACTTTTTGGTACTAAACTCTAATCGTTTTCCATCAACTGTTAATCTTACATAAATAGGAAGTAGTCCGTTTGCATTGGCTTTTGTGCTTTTGGCATAAAAGTGAAGTGTGATTTTTGTTTTCATTGTGGTGACCAATTAATTATTACTCAATTTAATTTCCTGATTGAAAACAAACAAGATGTTTGATGAGTGAACAAGCTATTAAACACGTCATTAAACCGCCTATTTTCAATACTTTTGAGAGTTTAGCGAGACCCTAATTTTGGATTTTTTTAGGGTCTCGATTTTATCTCGATTTAAATAAGATTGAATGAATAATTTGACATGATTGCAAAAGAAAAAACCCTGTAAATCATAAGATTTACAGGGTTTTGCTGCCGTTTAGGATTTTTTCAGCGGAGAAAGAGGGATTCGAACCCCCGGACCTGTTACAGTCAACAGTTTTCAAGACTGCCGCATTCGACCACTCTGCCATTTCTCCTTAACGTTGTTTCCTTCGTTAATTGTGGTGCAAATATAAATTGATTTTTTTAACTAGCAAATAAAAAATTAAAAAAATTAAAAATTAATATATTCTTTTATTTCTAAGCCGTAGCCCACCATTCCTACACGTTTGCTGTGCTGTGAGTTACTCATTAATTTTAATTTGGTAATATTTAAATCGTGTAAAATTTGAGCGCCAATTCCAAAATCTTTACTATCTAATTGTATTTTAGGTGCTTTTACAACTCCGCTTGTTTCAGTTTGTAACTCTTTTAACTCGTTTAAGCGTTTTAATAAATCAAGGGTGTTGTATTCTTGATTGATAAATAAAATGGCACCTTTACCTTCTTTTTCTATTGCCTGAAACATTAACTCAAGTTTTTCGTCTTGATTGTTGGTTAAGTGTCCTAAAATATCGTTGTTTACTTGTGATGAGTTTATACGTGTTAAAACAGTATCGCCTGTGTTCCAAATTCCTTTAGTTAAAGCAATGTGTACTTGTTTGTTGGTTATTTGTAAATAAGCGCGTAGGCGGTAAGTGCCAAATTTTGTTTGTATGTCAAAATCTTCTTTTTTCTGAATCAAACTGTCGTGTTTCATACGGTAAGCCACTAAATCTTCAATAGAAATTAACTTCATATCAAATTTTTTAGCAACTTCCATTAACTGTGGTAAACGGGCCATAGATCCGTCTTCATTTAAAATTTCAACCAAAATACCAGCAGGTTTAAAACCAGCTAAACGGGCTAAATCAACAGCAGCTTCGGTATGACCGGTACGTCTTAAAACGCCTCCTTCTTTTGCAATTAGTGGAAATATATGTCCTGGGCGACCTAAATCTTCAGGTTTTGTATCTTCTTTTACTAAAAATTCAATGGTTTTAGAGCGATCATGTGCCGATATACCTGTTGTGCATCCATGCCCAATTAAATCTACCGATACCGTAAAAGCAGTTTGGTGTAACACGGTGTTGTTTACTACCATGGGTTGTAAATCTAACTCTTTGCAACGTTTTTGGGTTAAAGGGGCACATATTAATCCACGGCCGTGTGTTGCCATGAAGTTAATCATTTCGGGAGTTACTTTTTCGGCAGCAGCTATAAAATCGCCTTCGTTTTCGCGGTCTTCATCATCAACCACTATAATTATTTTACCTTGACGAATGTCTTCTATAGCTTCTTCAATGGTATTTAGTTTAATATCAAGCATTGTTTGTGTTGTTTTGTTTCTTTTTAAATTTTGATTTTAAATAGCTGGTAATAGGATACAGTAAATTATCAATACTGTTTATACCGCGATCTTTTGTGGCTTTGTACGTAAATATAATAGCCAATGGCAATAATACCAAGGTTGATAACCACGCGCCTAAAAATGCTGTAATACCATTTTCTTGCGCTAGTTTTTTGCCAAAAGTATTTATAAAATGATAGGTTATAAATATTAATACAGCAAATACCATAGGTAAACCTAAACCACCTTTTCTAATAATTGCACCTAATGGAGCGCCTATAAAAAACATTAATAAACAAGAAAAAGCGATAACAAATTTTTCGTACAAAGCAATCCAGTGGCGGTTTATATGCTTTTCTTTTTCGGTTATAATGGTTTGATTGTTTGATATGTTAAACTTTATATTTTCAATTACAGCAATGGCATTTGAATATAGTTTTATTTTTTGCGAACGTTTTTTTAATTGTAAAAGCGAATCTAATGAAACGGGATAGTACTTTATTTCATATTCTTTTACAGTGTTTGATAAAAACAAACGCGCATTTTCTTTATCAGCTTCGGCATGTGCGCTATATTCGTTTTTTAAATTTGTGTTTAATGAATCTAAAGTGTAGTTTAATTGCTTTATATTCATCATATTGGCTGTGTTTGATATTTCTTGTAATTCTTCTTCGGATTTATCGAATTCAGAAACATCAATACTCATTATATAGTGTTTGAAGTCTGATTTTATGAATGGTTTTTTTACATTTGATCGTTTTGATGTTACATCTTCGTAATAATTTCCATCAAATAAATGCAATTTTAAAATAGGACTGTTTTCGTTGGTTTCAATTTTACCTGTTTTAGCTTTTATTACTGTTTTATTTAAACTGTTTTGCTGATTTATTACGTGCATGGTAACATTGCGCAGCTTTTCGTCGTTTTCGCCTGATTTTTCATCAACCTTAATGTTAATGGCACCTAAGCTGTTAAATTGCCCTGCAGTTATTGCCATAGCAGGTTTGGTGTGAATAATATCACGACGCATATTAACAAACTTAAATTCTGATTTGGGAGCAACGTTGTTTATAAACCAAAACGATATGCCTGAAAGTAACAAAATGAAAACAATTAAAGAACGCATGGCTCTTTGCAATGAAATACCAGACGATTTCATGGCAGCAAATTCATAGTTTTCAGAAAAATCGCCAAACGTCATGATTGATGCTAGTAATACCGATAAGGGTAATACCATTGGTATCATTTTAGGCGAGTAAAAAAATAAAAACTTAAATATGGTAATAAAATCAAGGTCTTTACCGGCTATATCGCCAATAAAGACCCAAATTCCTTGTAAAACAAAAATAAAGAATAAGATTGCAAATACCGATAAAAATGTTTTTACAAAACTTATTAATATGTAACGATCAAGTATTTTCACGTGTTACTTTAATCTAAATTGTTGATGTAATAATTTGGATATTTTGATTTAGCAAAGGTAAAAAGGTTTTTTGACAATGCTTGATTTGTTTTGAAAGATTTTAACGTAATTATAGTTTTACTTCCATTTTTATTTACATCGGTACGGTTGTAAATAGTTTTGTTCTTAGTATCAATACCTAAAAAAATTTCTTTTACTCCGTTTTTATTTGTTGGAATTAATTTTATGTATTGTATGCTTTTACCACCTATGGTTTGTTTTTTATCCCAAACGTAGGTGTATCCTTTTTTGTAAAACGATAATATACTGGCAATGCTTGCTGTTTGCATTTGGGTGTGTTGCGCACTGGCAATGGTGATTTCTTCTTCGTTTGGGTTAATAATGTACATTTTAGCTCCATCATACATTTGTGTAATCCCCATAAAATCAACCAAGTATTTATCGCCTTGTATAGTGGCTTTTCCGGTTGTTTCTTGTTTACCGTTGTTAAAACTAAATTGCATAACCATGTTTTTATAGGTTTTAGTTTTTGCCGAAACTTCGTCTAACAATTTTTTTGCTGCTGCTGCATTTTGTGCATGGCTGGTAATTCCTATAAATAAAATGGTAAGTAAGGTTGCTATTTTTTTCATTACATTCTTTCTTTTTCGTTGGTTAAAAATTCGTCTAAAGAAACTAAATCAGGTATGTTTACAGAGCGCGCTTTGCTGCCTTCAAACGGGCCTACAATACCAGCTGCTTCTAACTGGTCAATTAATCGGCCGGCACGGTTGTAGCCTAATTTTAGTTTGCGTTGTAATAACGATGCCGATCCTTGTTGCGCAGTTACTATAATTTCTGCAGCTTCGCGGAACATTACATCGCGGTCTGCAATATCAATATCAAGACTTGTGCCACTTTCTTCGCCAACGTATTCTGGTAACAAATAAGCATCGCCATATCCTTTTTGTCCGCCAATAAATTCGGTGATTTTTTCAACCTCAGGCGTATCTACAAAACCACATTGTACGCGCACCATATCGTTACCTTGAGTGAATAACAAATCACCACGACCAATTAATTGATCGGCACCAGGGCCATCTAATATAGTTCGTGAATCTATTTTTGAACTTACCCTAAAGGCAATTCTTGCAGGGAAATTGGCTTTGATAATACCAGTAATTACGTTTACCGATGGACGTTGTGTGGCAATAATTAAGTGAATACCAATTGCACGTGCTAATTGTGCCAAACGGGCAATAGGGGTTTCTACTTCTTTACCTGCAGTCATAATTAAATCGGCAAATTCATCAACAACCAAAACAATATACGGTAAAAATCGATGTCCTAATTCAGGGTTTAGTTTGCGTTGTTTAAATTTTTCGTTGTATTCTTTAATGTTTCTAACCATGGCATCTTTCAATAAAGAATAACGGTTGTCCATTTCAATACATAACGAGTTTAATGTATTGATTACTTTAGTGTTATCTGTAATTATGGCGTCTTCGGTATCGGGTAATTTTGCTAAAAAATGACGCTCTATTTTGTTAAATAAAGTTAACTCTACTTTTTTAGGATCTACTAAAACAAATTTTACTTCGGCAGGATGTTTTTTGTATAATAACGATGTCAATACGGCATTTAAACCAACCGATTTACCTTGACCTGTAGCACCTGCCATCAATAAATGGGGCATTTTAGCTAAATCAAATACAAATGTTTCGTTTGATATGGTTTTACCAATGGCAACTGGTAATTCCATTTCGGCGTTTTGAAATTTTGGTGACAAAATCAACGATTTCATTGATACCGTTGTGGGTTTTGTATTTGGTACTTCTATACCAATAGTTCCTTTACCCGGAATAGGTGCTATGATACGGATTCCTAAAGCAGATAAAGACAAAGCAATGTCGTCTTCTAAACTTTTAATTTTTGAAATGCGTATGCCGGCATCGGGTACTATTTCGTACAAAGTTACGGTTGGCCCAACAGTTGCCTTAATTTGCGCAATGCCTATTTTGTAATTGTTAAGGGTTTCAACAATTCGATTTTTGTTTTCTTCTAACTCGGCTTGATTTATGGTAATGCCACCACTAGCATGTTCAAACAACAATTCGGTAGTAGGGAATTGGTATTTTGATAATTCTAAGGTAGGATCAAATAAACCAAAGTTTTCTACAATTTTGGTAGATAAATCTTCGTCTGAAATAGTTTCTTCTTGAGTAGTTTCAATGATGAATTCTTCGTGATGAGGTTCTTTTTTGCTGTTATCGTTTACAGAAAAATTTGTTGAAAAATCGTTGTTTTCTTCTTTATCAACACTAAAATCTATTTCGGTAATAGGTTCAGGTGTTGCAATAGGTTTTGCAACAGCTACAGGTGGTTGTGTAACTTTTGGTTCGTTATTTACAGTTTGTGGTTGTGGTGTTGGTACAGGTTTTACTGGTTCGGTTTTTATGATATCTTCAGCCTTTTCTAGATTGTCTTTTATTTTAGCGTGTGTATTGGTTACTACGCTTGTAAATGATTTAGGGGTCATTTTTATTCTAAAAATCAAGAAAAAAATCAACATAAAAACCACCACTAAAAGGGCGCCAATTTGTCCAATATAATCTTGTAAATAATCGTTCATTTCAAAACCTACAATTCCGCCTAAAAAAGGGTACGAAGCTCCAAAATAACCAAGTGCTATAGAAAGTACAATAATGGTAAATAAATCCCAAAAAAGCATACGGCGTAAGCTTGTTGCGTTAAAACGAATGCCAAACCAAAGGGCAATTTCGCCAAATATTTTTACAAATAGAAACGATGCTACACCAAAACCTTCAAAAATAAAGGTATGTGCCAGCCATGCGCCCAATTTACCAACCCAATTTTGTGGCTCTAAATCGCGGTTATTTAATTGGTTTACCATGCTTTGATCGTATGAACCGGTTGTGAAATACGATAAAAAACTGCACAATAAAATTAAGGTAAACATTAAAAATAAAGTGCCAAATATAAAACGGATGCGTGCCCCGTTTGTAGCTGTTTCTTTAGGTTGGGCTTGCTTGGTGTTTTTTGTATCTGTTTTTTTCTTTGTGGTCATTTTAAACTATTTTTGGTATGTAAATAATAGCACCTATGATTACGGCTGTTAATGCGGCAAAGGTAACTGCACCTGCTGCGATGTCTTTAATAAAACCTATTTTTTTATCGAAATTGGGTTGTATGTAATCGCAAATTGCTTCAATAGCAGTATTTAAACTTTCGGCGGTTAAAACTAAACCTATTGCAAAAATTTGAAACAACCATTCTATCTTGGTTATTTTAAAATAAAAACCTGCTCCGCACATAAGCACCCCAATTATTAACTGCGTTATTATGCTATGTTCGGTTGTAATTAAAAGGTAAAAGCCTTTTAATGCGTAGGTTATACTTTTTATTCGACCCAATAGAAACGATGTTTTTTTTGGTTTCATTTACAAACAATTTTGGCAAAATTACAGAAAATATTTGGCTTTGCAGAAATAAAAAAACCACGAGTTTTGCTCGTGGTTTTTTGTGTATTTTTAAGTGTTATTTATCAATAGACCCTAATACGCGTTGCATAAAGGTATTTAAAGCTTCTTTTTTAGGGGTGCCTTCTTTAATTAGTTTGTTTACTTCAAGTGCACCGTACATATTTGATATTAGTTCGCCAATTACATCTAGCTCTTCGTCTTTTAACGATGGTATTTCGGTTAATGCTTCTAACACTTCAATAGTTTCGTTAATATAATCTTGGTCGTTATCTTCAATAAATTGAGTAAGGTGTTTAATAACAGGTAGTTTCATAATTAGGCTAATTTGTTTACTAATTCTGCTAAAACATCGGCTTTGTTGGTTTGTGTTTCGTCAACTAAAGTACCATTGTTGTAAATGGCAAAGGTAGGTAAGTTTGATACGTTGGCTAATTTTCTTGATTCAGGAAACTTTTCAGCGTCAACAATTACAAACGTTACGTTTTCTTTTTCGGTAGCCATTTTTTTAAATTTGGGTTTCATAATACGGCAGTTCCCGCACCACGATGCCGAAAATTGCACTGCTACTTTAGGATTTTGTGCAATAATATCTTGTAAATTATCTTGTTCTAATTCTAATAACATCATTTTTTTAGTTTTTGGTTAAGTTCAAAGTTTAAAAACTATGTTTTAAACTTTGAACTATTAAGGTTGATT is a window of Myroides sp. JBRI-B21084 DNA encoding:
- a CDS encoding potassium-transporting ATPase subunit F, which translates into the protein MTALFIVAIGAFVYIGYVLFKPEKF
- a CDS encoding DUF7674 family protein, translated to MKTKILNSIQQWVPESQKWLQEIQKYDNNIADCIILNKTANLCVTKINSGITEEIENAREIIKIINLLYQGGNQYTRNIIENEFLTVLSEEEALIILKKYIHLFPSELKKGYIKTILEN
- a CDS encoding DUF7674 family protein — encoded protein: MSKKIDISEQEIEKITLETLQSIQDGENSKVKILYKKVEKLFKKGNDYSQSLIANKFIYPLTSLLEMNYSWGSTYLTMLPICLKKEYHSQIYASGI
- a CDS encoding sigma-54-dependent transcriptional regulator, with the protein product MKKILIIDDEEKLRTLLARIISLEGFEVIQANDCKSAFSKLEKSEIDIVICDVKLPDGNGVELSKNIKEKYPLLEIILLTAYGNIPDGVQAIKNGAFDYITKGDDNNKILPLIYKAIEKVELAKRVHQLEKQVGEKYSFDNILGKSKQIVNAIELAKRVAKTDTTVLILGETGTGKEVFAQAIHQASNRNNKKFVAINCSAFTKEILESELFGHKAGAFTGAVKETKGLFEEAHNGTIFLDELGEMALELQAKLLRVLETGEFLKVGDTTPVKVNVRIIAATNKNLEEEILNHNFRSDLFYRLSVFTINLPSLKERKKDIQILASSFASFFAQKMNKQNIQLSEDYINALENNVWKGNIRELKNIIERSVILSDNNILDTSTLPLDIISSNNTFTKSLSAFSMASVEKLHIQKVMNHTNGNKAEAARLLEIGIATLYRKLEEYKIT
- a CDS encoding site-specific integrase, with amino-acid sequence MKTKITLHFYAKSTKANANGLLPIYVRLTVDGKRLEFSTKKFVEKTKWSNELSKMKGTSEEARSINSYLDLMKAKVLEAQMELLHRNEALTIENFKSKILGTEERQRMLVPIFQDHNNKIKELVGKEYAPGTLERYTTSLKHTIEFMQWKYNISDIDITKIDHAFITDYEFWLRSVRNCANNTAVKYIKNFNKIIKICLANDWLDKNPFANYKSKVKEVERLYLNEDEIQAMIEKDFKTERLSLVRDIFLFSCFTGLAYIDVKNLTKSHISYGIDGEKWIFTRRQKTESASKIPILPVTQMIIDKYENHPQCINEDKLLPILSNQKMNAYLKEIAGVCEIEKELTFHIARHTFATTVTLTNGVPIESVSKMLGHKNLRTTQHYAKVLDRKVSEDMKILKDKFTLSKNQSDYKTASI
- the ribB gene encoding 3,4-dihydroxy-2-butanone-4-phosphate synthase translates to MLDIKLNTIEEAIEDIRQGKIIIVVDDEDRENEGDFIAAAEKVTPEMINFMATHGRGLICAPLTQKRCKELDLQPMVVNNTVLHQTAFTVSVDLIGHGCTTGISAHDRSKTIEFLVKEDTKPEDLGRPGHIFPLIAKEGGVLRRTGHTEAAVDLARLAGFKPAGILVEILNEDGSMARLPQLMEVAKKFDMKLISIEDLVAYRMKHDSLIQKKEDFDIQTKFGTYRLRAYLQITNKQVHIALTKGIWNTGDTVLTRINSSQVNNDILGHLTNNQDEKLELMFQAIEKEGKGAILFINQEYNTLDLLKRLNELKELQTETSGVVKAPKIQLDSKDFGIGAQILHDLNITKLKLMSNSQHSKRVGMVGYGLEIKEYINF
- a CDS encoding LptF/LptG family permease gives rise to the protein MKILDRYILISFVKTFLSVFAILFFIFVLQGIWVFIGDIAGKDLDFITIFKFLFFYSPKMIPMVLPLSVLLASIMTFGDFSENYEFAAMKSSGISLQRAMRSLIVFILLLSGISFWFINNVAPKSEFKFVNMRRDIIHTKPAMAITAGQFNSLGAINIKVDEKSGENDEKLRNVTMHVINQQNSLNKTVIKAKTGKIETNENSPILKLHLFDGNYYEDVTSKRSNVKKPFIKSDFKHYIMSIDVSEFDKSEEELQEISNTANMMNIKQLNYTLDSLNTNLKNEYSAHAEADKENARLFLSNTVKEYEIKYYPVSLDSLLQLKKRSQKIKLYSNAIAVIENIKFNISNNQTIITEKEKHINRHWIALYEKFVIAFSCLLMFFIGAPLGAIIRKGGLGLPMVFAVLIFITYHFINTFGKKLAQENGITAFLGAWLSTLVLLPLAIIFTYKATKDRGINSIDNLLYPITSYLKSKFKKKQNNTNNA
- a CDS encoding LolA family protein, with protein sequence MKKIATLLTILFIGITSHAQNAAAAKKLLDEVSAKTKTYKNMVMQFSFNNGKQETTGKATIQGDKYLVDFMGITQMYDGAKMYIINPNEEEITIASAQHTQMQTASIASILSFYKKGYTYVWDKKQTIGGKSIQYIKLIPTNKNGVKEIFLGIDTKNKTIYNRTDVNKNGSKTIITLKSFKTNQALSKNLFTFAKSKYPNYYINNLD
- a CDS encoding DNA translocase FtsK, with protein sequence MTTKKKTDTKNTKQAQPKETATNGARIRFIFGTLFLMFTLILLCSFLSYFTTGSYDQSMVNQLNNRDLEPQNWVGKLGAWLAHTFIFEGFGVASFLFVKIFGEIALWFGIRFNATSLRRMLFWDLFTIIVLSIALGYFGASYPFLGGIVGFEMNDYLQDYIGQIGALLVVVFMLIFFLIFRIKMTPKSFTSVVTNTHAKIKDNLEKAEDIIKTEPVKPVPTPQPQTVNNEPKVTQPPVAVAKPIATPEPITEIDFSVDKEENNDFSTNFSVNDNSKKEPHHEEFIIETTQEETISDEDLSTKIVENFGLFDPTLELSKYQFPTTELLFEHASGGITINQAELEENKNRIVETLNNYKIGIAQIKATVGPTVTLYEIVPDAGIRISKIKSLEDDIALSLSALGIRIIAPIPGKGTIGIEVPNTKPTTVSMKSLILSPKFQNAEMELPVAIGKTISNETFVFDLAKMPHLLMAGATGQGKSVGLNAVLTSLLYKKHPAEVKFVLVDPKKVELTLFNKIERHFLAKLPDTEDAIITDNTKVINTLNSLCIEMDNRYSLLKDAMVRNIKEYNEKFKQRKLNPELGHRFLPYIVLVVDEFADLIMTAGKEVETPIARLAQLARAIGIHLIIATQRPSVNVITGIIKANFPARIAFRVSSKIDSRTILDGPGADQLIGRGDLLFTQGNDMVRVQCGFVDTPEVEKITEFIGGQKGYGDAYLLPEYVGEESGTSLDIDIADRDVMFREAAEIIVTAQQGSASLLQRKLKLGYNRAGRLIDQLEAAGIVGPFEGSKARSVNIPDLVSLDEFLTNEKERM
- a CDS encoding diacylglycerol kinase family protein, which encodes MKPKKTSFLLGRIKSITYALKGFYLLITTEHSIITQLIIGVLMCGAGFYFKITKIEWLFQIFAIGLVLTAESLNTAIEAICDYIQPNFDKKIGFIKDIAAGAVTFAALTAVIIGAIIYIPKIV
- a CDS encoding DUF6952 family protein gives rise to the protein MKLPVIKHLTQFIEDNDQDYINETIEVLEALTEIPSLKDEELDVIGELISNMYGALEVNKLIKEGTPKKEALNTFMQRVLGSIDK
- a CDS encoding thioredoxin family protein gives rise to the protein MLLELEQDNLQDIIAQNPKVAVQFSASWCGNCRIMKPKFKKMATEKENVTFVIVDAEKFPESRKLANVSNLPTFAIYNNGTLVDETQTNKADVLAELVNKLA